One stretch of Streptomyces sp. R21 DNA includes these proteins:
- a CDS encoding PaaX family transcriptional regulator C-terminal domain-containing protein, whose translation MDSPIRPSSLINTVYGAFVRGLGGWISIASLIVLMGELDVDSQAVRSAISRLKKRGVLVPERRSGTGYSLSPAMHPVFDEGDRRIFESLEPAALEDGWVMAVFSVPESERTFRYQLRTRLTWLGFGNMAPGVWLAPARLLEPTRATLERLGLSDYVHLFASRYAAFSDLRTTVSTWWDFPAIEAQYADFTDTYLPVLRSMEKQKDIDAGQAFRHYVPMVTQWRRLPYLDPGLPAELLPDDWNAVAARQLFQQLHGVLAAPSLEHVRKVTSS comes from the coding sequence GTGGACAGCCCCATTCGGCCAAGCTCCCTCATCAACACGGTCTACGGAGCATTCGTCCGGGGGCTCGGCGGGTGGATCTCCATCGCCAGCCTGATCGTGCTGATGGGGGAGCTCGACGTGGACAGTCAGGCGGTGCGCTCCGCGATCTCCCGGTTGAAGAAGCGCGGGGTGCTCGTGCCCGAGCGCCGCTCAGGCACGGGGTACAGCCTCAGCCCCGCGATGCACCCCGTCTTCGACGAGGGAGACCGCCGCATCTTCGAGAGCCTCGAGCCCGCCGCGCTGGAAGACGGCTGGGTCATGGCGGTCTTCTCCGTACCCGAGTCCGAGCGCACCTTCCGCTACCAGCTGCGCACCCGGCTGACCTGGCTCGGCTTCGGCAACATGGCGCCGGGTGTCTGGCTGGCGCCGGCCCGGCTGCTGGAACCGACCAGGGCCACACTGGAGCGCCTCGGCCTCAGCGACTACGTCCACCTGTTCGCCTCCCGGTACGCCGCCTTCAGCGACCTGCGCACCACCGTGAGCACGTGGTGGGACTTCCCCGCGATCGAGGCCCAGTACGCGGACTTCACCGACACCTACCTTCCGGTCCTGCGGTCCATGGAGAAGCAGAAGGACATCGACGCCGGACAGGCGTTCCGGCACTACGTCCCCATGGTCACGCAATGGCGACGCCTGCCCTACCTCGACCCGGGTCTCCCGGCCGAACTGCTTCCCGACGACTGGAACGCGGTGGCAGCCCGTCAGCTCTTCCAGCAGCTGCACGGCGTCCTGG
- a CDS encoding Asp/Glu racemase, whose translation MESEVPAILRARETVAPERFTFHSSRMRMTHVTPEQLKAMDADSDRCALELSDAHVDVLGYACLVAIMSMGPGYHRTSEERLHGRTAENGAPAPVVTSAGALVHGLHTLGARKIALLAPYMRPLTRTVVDYLTQEGIEVLDYEALEIPNNLDVAAHDPAKLPGLARALDHADADAVVLSACVQMPSLGAVEEAEQLLGKPVVSAAICTAHQMLRALGLPAVAPGAGHLLSGAFAQAPFGPASTSGE comes from the coding sequence ATGGAGAGCGAGGTGCCGGCCATCCTGCGCGCGCGGGAGACCGTCGCGCCGGAACGCTTCACCTTCCACTCCAGCCGGATGCGCATGACGCACGTCACGCCCGAGCAACTCAAGGCCATGGACGCCGACTCCGACCGGTGCGCCCTGGAACTCTCCGACGCCCACGTGGACGTACTCGGTTACGCCTGCCTGGTCGCCATCATGAGCATGGGCCCGGGTTACCACCGCACCTCCGAGGAGCGCCTGCACGGCCGTACCGCCGAGAACGGAGCCCCGGCGCCGGTCGTCACCAGCGCCGGCGCGCTCGTCCACGGCCTGCACACACTCGGTGCCAGGAAGATCGCCCTTCTCGCCCCCTACATGCGCCCCCTGACGCGGACCGTCGTCGACTACCTCACGCAGGAGGGCATCGAGGTCCTGGACTACGAGGCGCTGGAGATCCCCAACAACCTCGATGTGGCCGCGCACGATCCGGCGAAGCTGCCCGGCCTGGCCCGCGCGCTCGACCACGCCGACGCGGACGCGGTCGTGCTGTCCGCCTGTGTCCAGATGCCCTCCCTGGGTGCCGTCGAGGAGGCCGAGCAGCTGCTGGGCAAGCCCGTGGTCTCCGCGGCGATCTGCACCGCCCACCAGATGCTGCGGGCGCTCGGGCTTCCCGCGGTGGCCCCCGGGGCGGGACATCTGCTCTCCGGAGCCTTCGCGCAGGCGCCGTTCGGACCCGCCTCCACCAGCGGGGAATGA
- a CDS encoding fumarylacetoacetate hydrolase family protein: MHLMTYRLGDGPARLGARIDDSVADLATLAAFHGEELPQDLLSLVRAGAAAQDTARRLLATDGAVWPAEATHRLDDVTLEAPLRPGKIIGVGLNYVEHVEESSRSLDTDRQLPPRPVLFSKPSTAVTGPGRPILHNADLTEQLDWECELAVVIGRTAFRVSEDDAFDHVFGYSIVNDISARDQRRSGQWFFSKGQDSYAPFGPAIVTTDDLADPMSLDLELRVNGVTKQKSNTRHMLFPIARLIADISSGVTLEPGDVIATGSPSGVGAGMVPPQFLVPGDTVEATVEGIGTLTNPVVDAR, translated from the coding sequence ATGCATCTGATGACCTACCGTCTCGGCGACGGCCCCGCGCGCCTCGGCGCCCGGATCGACGACAGCGTGGCCGACCTGGCCACCCTGGCCGCCTTCCACGGTGAGGAACTGCCGCAGGACCTGCTGTCCCTGGTCCGGGCCGGCGCCGCCGCGCAGGACACCGCCCGGCGCCTGCTCGCCACCGACGGTGCCGTCTGGCCGGCCGAGGCCACCCACCGGCTGGACGACGTCACGCTGGAAGCCCCGCTGCGGCCCGGCAAGATCATCGGTGTCGGCCTGAACTACGTCGAACACGTCGAGGAGTCCAGCCGCAGCCTCGACACCGACAGGCAACTGCCCCCGAGGCCGGTCCTGTTCAGCAAGCCGTCCACCGCTGTGACCGGCCCCGGCCGGCCGATCCTGCACAACGCCGACCTCACCGAGCAGCTGGACTGGGAGTGCGAGCTGGCCGTGGTCATCGGCCGCACCGCCTTCCGCGTCAGCGAGGACGACGCCTTCGACCATGTCTTCGGCTACAGCATCGTCAACGACATCAGTGCCCGCGACCAGCGCCGCTCAGGACAGTGGTTCTTCTCCAAGGGGCAGGATTCCTACGCCCCGTTCGGCCCCGCGATCGTCACCACCGACGACCTCGCCGACCCCATGTCCCTCGACCTCGAACTGCGGGTCAACGGCGTGACCAAGCAGAAGTCGAACACCCGCCACATGCTCTTCCCGATCGCCCGGCTCATCGCCGACATCAGCTCCGGCGTCACCTTGGAACCCGGCGACGTCATCGCCACCGGTTCCCCCTCCGGGGTCGGCGCCGGCATGGTCCCGCCGCAGTTCCTCGTGCCCGGTGACACGGTCGAGGCCACCGTCGAGGGCATCGGCACGCTCACCAACCCCGTCGTCGACGCCCGCTGA